A section of the Jaculus jaculus isolate mJacJac1 chromosome 6, mJacJac1.mat.Y.cur, whole genome shotgun sequence genome encodes:
- the Thnsl2 gene encoding threonine synthase-like 2 isoform X5: MWYVSTRGMAPRVNFEGALFSGYAPDGGLYMPEELPLLDRETLHRWSTLSYPGLVKELCALFIGSELIPRDDLDGLIDRAFSRFRHREVVPLSRLKNGLNVLELWHGVTYAFKDLSLSCTAQFLQYFLHRREKHVTIVVGTSGDTGSAAIQSVQGAKNMDIIVLLPKGHCSKIQELQMTTVLTDNVHVFGVEGNSDELDEPIKAVFADVPFVRKHNLMSLNSINWCRVLVQMAHHFFAYFRCAASLDSHVLPPVEVVVPTGAGGNLAAGCIAQKMGLPIHLVVVVNCNDIIHRTVQQGDFSLSEAVKPTLASAMDIQVPYNMERIFWLLSDSNSQVTRTLMEQFERTQRLHLSKELHGKCQRLPSD, translated from the exons ATGTGGTACGTCAGCACCCGGGGGATGGCCCCACGGGTCAACTTTGAGGGCGCTCTCTTCTCTGGCTATGCACCAGATGGGGGTCTCTACATGCCAGAGGAGCTCCCGCTGCTGGACCGAGAGACCCTGCATCGCTGGAGCACACTGTCCTACCCCGGCCTGGTGAAGGAGCTGTGTGCCCTCTTCATTGGCTCTGAGCTCATTCCAAGAGATGACTTAGATG GTCTGATCGACCGGGCCTTCAGCAGATTCCGCCACAGAGAGGTGGTCCCGCTGAGCAGGCTGAAGAACGGGCTGAACGTGCTGGAGCTGTGGCACGGGGTCACCTATGCCTTTAAGGACCTGTCCCTGAGCTGCACCGCTCAGTTCCTGCAGTACTTCCTGCACAGGCGGGAGAAGCATGTCACCATTGTTGTCG GGACTTCTGGGGACACAGGGAGTGCAGCCATCCAGAGTGTTCAAGGAGCAAAAAACATGGACATCATTGTTCTGTTGCCCAAGGGCCACTGCTCGAAGATTCAGGAGCTCCAGATGACAACAGTGCTGACGGAcaatgtgcatgtgtttggag TGGAAGGGAACAGCGACGAGCTGGATGAGCCCATCAAGGCGGTGTTTGCGGACGTGCCCTTTGTCCGGAAGCACAATCTCATGAGCCTCAATTCCATCAACTGGTGCCGCGTCCTGGTGCAAATGGCCCACCACTTCTTCGCTTACTTCCGCTGTGCGGCTTCCTTGGACTCCCACGTTCTGCCCCCCGTGGAGGTGGTTGTGCCCACAGGGGCTGGTGGGAACCTTGCAG CTGGATGCATTGCTCAGAAGATGGGCCTGCCCATCCACCTGGTTGTGGTGGTGAACTGCAATGACATCATCCACAGGACTGTCCAGCAGGGAGACTTCTCTCTGTCCGAGGCCGTCAAACCTACCTTGGCATCAGCTATGGACATTCAG GTACCGTACAACATGGAGAGGATCTTCTGGTTGCTGTCAGACTCCAACAGCCAGGTGACGAGGACCCTCATGGAGCAGTTTGAAAGGACCCAAAGACTGCATCTGTCCAAGGAGCTTCATGGCAAG
- the Thnsl2 gene encoding threonine synthase-like 2 isoform X4, whose amino-acid sequence MWYVSTRGMAPRVNFEGALFSGYAPDGGLYMPEELPLLDRETLHRWSTLSYPGLVKELCALFIGSELIPRDDLDGLIDRAFSRFRHREVVPLSRLKNGLNVLELWHGVTYAFKDLSLSCTAQFLQYFLHRREKHVTIVVGTSGDTGSAAIQSVQGAKNMDIIVLLPKGHCSKIQELQMTTVLTDNVHVFGVEGNSDELDEPIKAVFADVPFVRKHNLMSLNSINWCRVLVQMAHHFFAYFRCAASLDSHVLPPVEVVVPTGAGGNLAAGCIAQKMGLPIHLVVVVNCNDIIHRTVQQGDFSLSEAVKPTLASAMDIQVPYNMERIFWLLSDSNSQVTRTLMEQFERTQRLHLSKELHGKCPQVLPGPCFGSQVPRSSPGRWTDS is encoded by the exons ATGTGGTACGTCAGCACCCGGGGGATGGCCCCACGGGTCAACTTTGAGGGCGCTCTCTTCTCTGGCTATGCACCAGATGGGGGTCTCTACATGCCAGAGGAGCTCCCGCTGCTGGACCGAGAGACCCTGCATCGCTGGAGCACACTGTCCTACCCCGGCCTGGTGAAGGAGCTGTGTGCCCTCTTCATTGGCTCTGAGCTCATTCCAAGAGATGACTTAGATG GTCTGATCGACCGGGCCTTCAGCAGATTCCGCCACAGAGAGGTGGTCCCGCTGAGCAGGCTGAAGAACGGGCTGAACGTGCTGGAGCTGTGGCACGGGGTCACCTATGCCTTTAAGGACCTGTCCCTGAGCTGCACCGCTCAGTTCCTGCAGTACTTCCTGCACAGGCGGGAGAAGCATGTCACCATTGTTGTCG GGACTTCTGGGGACACAGGGAGTGCAGCCATCCAGAGTGTTCAAGGAGCAAAAAACATGGACATCATTGTTCTGTTGCCCAAGGGCCACTGCTCGAAGATTCAGGAGCTCCAGATGACAACAGTGCTGACGGAcaatgtgcatgtgtttggag TGGAAGGGAACAGCGACGAGCTGGATGAGCCCATCAAGGCGGTGTTTGCGGACGTGCCCTTTGTCCGGAAGCACAATCTCATGAGCCTCAATTCCATCAACTGGTGCCGCGTCCTGGTGCAAATGGCCCACCACTTCTTCGCTTACTTCCGCTGTGCGGCTTCCTTGGACTCCCACGTTCTGCCCCCCGTGGAGGTGGTTGTGCCCACAGGGGCTGGTGGGAACCTTGCAG CTGGATGCATTGCTCAGAAGATGGGCCTGCCCATCCACCTGGTTGTGGTGGTGAACTGCAATGACATCATCCACAGGACTGTCCAGCAGGGAGACTTCTCTCTGTCCGAGGCCGTCAAACCTACCTTGGCATCAGCTATGGACATTCAG GTACCGTACAACATGGAGAGGATCTTCTGGTTGCTGTCAGACTCCAACAGCCAGGTGACGAGGACCCTCATGGAGCAGTTTGAAAGGACCCAAAGACTGCATCTGTCCAAGGAGCTTCATGGCAAG